The DNA segment TCTGCTGTTGTAGATGTGATTGCAAACGGCGCTGCTCTGCTTGGGCGAGCGCAAAGTGCTGTTGTTGTAGCTTCTCTAAGTGTTGCAAATCATCACGCAGTTGATGTCGATTACGCCAAGCCATTGCACTTTCGCCGTCGATCACTTGGCACTCATCATAAATAGACTTTAGCTGCTCAACATTTTGCTCGAAGCGTGCACTTTGCATCTGTTGTTTTTGCAGCTGCTGACCGATTTTTTCGAGCCTGTCTTGGTTCATATCTCGAAAGCGCTGCAATCCTTGTTTAGCGGCCATGACCAATCTCTCCTATTAACTCAGCCAACTGCTGTTGTGATTTTCCAAAATCAGACGCTTCATCTTGAGCCTGCTGCAAAAAACTCATCAGCGCCGGATAGACTCGCACTGC comes from the Vibrio astriarenae genome and includes:
- a CDS encoding flagellar FliJ family protein, which encodes MAAKQGLQRFRDMNQDRLEKIGQQLQKQQMQSARFEQNVEQLKSIYDECQVIDGESAMAWRNRHQLRDDLQHLEKLQQQHFALAQAEQRRLQSHLQQQNVRVKSLDTVLDKRRKIELSKAMRTEQRLNDEIGAQRYFQRRLNGSLPQ